CAAAAAGAAGAACCCGGCTATGACTTCCTCATTGCCGTCGATACCACGGCCTCTATGACCACTAGAGACTATTACAGCAAGATTACAGGCCGAGAAGAGCGGCGGGATGATATTGCTGACAAGCTTTTAAATGGCGGAGACCGTTACAGCTATGGCGATGGCCTTCTAACCAAACTCTTGGCCGCCAATCCCAAGAACAAGGCCTGTGTTATGACCTTTGTAGGTGATGACAATTATGACGGAGAAAGATGTCAGCTGGATACCCAGACGAAGGTTCCTTATGGATGGCAAAGTCTGGGAAGAAACAGCGAAGCTAGGGTTTCCGTCCGGTATTCTAGCGGAACAGGGACCAACTACTGCACCCCCCTCTATCGGGCAGCCCAGCTCTTTAAGGATGACAGCGTGGTCAACGACGGCAATAGAAAGGTGCTAATCTTTATAACAGATGGCGAGCCCAATGAAAGCGTGTCCAGGTATAATCCTAGGTATGATGAGGTCACCATCTCAACTTCTAAGTACGCTGATATAACAGGGGATAATAGTAAAGCTTACAGATACTTGCAAAGTCAAGTTGGCGCTATAGACTTTCATTCCATCGCCATTAAGATAGAGGAG
The Peptococcus niger DNA segment above includes these coding regions:
- a CDS encoding vWA domain-containing protein, which gives rise to QKEEPGYDFLIAVDTTASMTTRDYYSKITGREERRDDIADKLLNGGDRYSYGDGLLTKLLAANPKNKACVMTFVGDDNYDGERCQLDTQTKVPYGWQSLGRNSEARVSVRYSSGTGTNYCTPLYRAAQLFKDDSVVNDGNRKVLIFITDGEPNESVSRYNPRYDEVTISTSKYADITGDNSKAYRYLQSQVGAIDFHSIAIKIEERRLSELRDLTNTARGQLHLADDAEGLTNAFDKITSSYSTNNLYLEDVLSPYVDLNKEQVDFQIKRIAADGTKTVIWEGGVGNYHNTRYNYTTLGHAVGDGDKYISWASYSLGVGETGKQDRVQVKFREGHNLGNETFQVSYNLKINDTAKAYLAEHSNVYPHKGE